The Streptomyces sp. NBC_00670 genome window below encodes:
- a CDS encoding MBL fold metallo-hydrolase yields the protein MSPTSSLDLGSVTLDRVLEYAGPVGMSPDTFFPDSAPPMWRDERNPVVPHFLDDDSGIVRAAIQTWVLRSGGRTILIDTGVGNDKERPHVPLWSGRKSGFLASLAAVGVRPEDVDVVVNTHLHNDHVGWNTVWEDGEWVPTFPRARYLMPARDFTYWDPAERRDAAGGPHHLNVFEDSVAPVHRAGLVDLWDGEHVIDEHLRLVAAPGHTPGSSAVLLESAGARAMFVGDLVHTPVQLAHPHVNSCFCEDPEQARATRRSLLARAADERSLLFPAHFAGGGGVRVRPSGAGFALTEWAPFTAPEGTVEA from the coding sequence ATGTCACCGACGTCATCGCTTGACCTGGGCTCCGTCACCCTCGACCGGGTCCTGGAGTACGCCGGCCCGGTGGGGATGTCACCGGACACGTTCTTCCCCGACAGCGCCCCGCCGATGTGGAGGGACGAGCGCAACCCGGTCGTCCCGCACTTCCTGGACGACGACTCCGGCATCGTCCGCGCGGCGATCCAGACGTGGGTCCTGCGCAGCGGCGGCCGGACGATCCTCATCGACACCGGCGTCGGCAACGACAAGGAGCGGCCGCACGTGCCGCTGTGGTCGGGCCGGAAGTCGGGCTTCCTGGCGAGCCTGGCGGCGGTGGGGGTGCGTCCGGAGGACGTCGACGTCGTCGTCAACACGCATCTGCACAACGACCACGTCGGGTGGAACACCGTGTGGGAGGACGGGGAGTGGGTGCCGACCTTCCCACGCGCCCGCTATCTGATGCCCGCGCGGGACTTCACCTACTGGGACCCGGCCGAGCGGCGCGACGCGGCCGGGGGCCCGCACCACCTGAACGTGTTCGAGGACAGCGTGGCGCCGGTGCACCGGGCCGGGCTCGTGGACCTGTGGGACGGCGAGCACGTGATCGACGAACACCTGCGGCTGGTCGCGGCGCCGGGACACACGCCGGGCTCGTCCGCCGTCCTGCTCGAATCGGCGGGGGCGCGGGCGATGTTCGTGGGCGACCTGGTGCACACCCCGGTCCAGCTCGCGCACCCGCACGTGAACAGCTGCTTCTGCGAGGACCCCGAGCAGGCGCGGGCGACCCGCAGGTCGCTGCTGGCCCGGGCCGCCGACGAGCGGTCGCTGCTCTTCCCGGCGCACTTCGCGGGCGGCGGCGGGGTCCGGGTGCGGCCGTCCGGAGCGGGCTTCGCGCTCACGGAGTGGGCGCCGTTCACGGCCCCGGAGGGGACGGTGGAGGCATGA
- a CDS encoding DUF6924 domain-containing protein: MRALPRTEDDYPAMLVIRTDYREDEAWQRVRDALDQPWVLDEHDSVKEEILFVEDPAWADAEPSAVLAALTAPEEDGGEPVECGWAVVFLADRTGMEHARPSLLAVSTDPEEETAPFRIAARVTPHEMHCNLTIANMDFEDFEGWDGELVS; this comes from the coding sequence GTGCGCGCACTGCCGAGGACCGAGGACGACTACCCGGCCATGCTGGTCATCCGTACCGACTACCGGGAGGACGAGGCCTGGCAGCGGGTGCGGGACGCGCTGGACCAGCCCTGGGTGCTCGACGAGCACGACAGTGTCAAGGAGGAGATCCTCTTCGTCGAGGATCCTGCCTGGGCGGACGCGGAGCCCTCCGCCGTTCTCGCCGCCCTCACCGCGCCCGAGGAGGACGGCGGGGAGCCGGTCGAGTGCGGCTGGGCGGTGGTCTTCCTCGCCGACCGCACCGGCATGGAGCACGCGCGGCCGTCGCTGCTCGCGGTGAGCACCGACCCCGAGGAGGAGACGGCACCGTTCCGCATAGCGGCCCGCGTGACCCCGCACGAGATGCACTGCAACCTGACGATCGCCAACATGGACTTCGAGGACTTCGAGGGGTGGGACGGGGAGTTGGTTTCCTGA
- a CDS encoding GNAT family N-acetyltransferase, translated as MTVQSAVKGVDELAPQLANCRAYWLGWGAAGRSDDDLAHYRSGLAHTQLNGVLRLRDEAGAAQALARARTALAGVPWLWWVAPDSAPGTVDLLAREGFERVGAMPVMAVALDRVAEVPTPPGVEIEVLEGTDPATCGEWVRTYGPSFGVGPELVDASVRIEEDWAKDPRAVRFVARADGRAVGTALLFDAHGVAGVYIVATAEAYRRRGIGAALTAAALAEGRRRGLHVGTLQASSLGASVYAGMGFEKVAEYELFRPPTTWN; from the coding sequence ATGACCGTGCAGAGCGCCGTGAAGGGCGTCGACGAGCTTGCCCCGCAACTCGCCAACTGCCGTGCGTACTGGCTGGGTTGGGGCGCGGCGGGTCGCAGCGACGACGACCTCGCGCACTACCGCAGCGGCCTCGCGCACACCCAGCTCAACGGGGTGCTCCGGCTGCGCGACGAGGCCGGGGCGGCGCAGGCGCTCGCCCGCGCCCGGACGGCGCTCGCGGGTGTGCCCTGGCTGTGGTGGGTGGCACCGGACAGCGCGCCCGGAACCGTCGACCTGCTGGCCCGGGAGGGGTTCGAGCGGGTCGGCGCCATGCCCGTCATGGCCGTCGCGCTCGACCGGGTGGCCGAGGTGCCGACGCCGCCCGGGGTGGAGATCGAGGTGCTGGAGGGCACGGACCCCGCGACCTGCGGCGAGTGGGTACGTACGTACGGCCCCTCTTTCGGGGTGGGCCCGGAGCTGGTCGACGCCTCCGTACGCATCGAGGAGGACTGGGCGAAGGACCCGCGCGCCGTCCGCTTCGTCGCGCGCGCCGACGGGCGGGCCGTGGGCACGGCCCTCCTGTTCGACGCCCATGGGGTGGCCGGGGTCTACATCGTCGCGACGGCCGAGGCGTACCGCCGCCGGGGCATCGGCGCGGCACTCACCGCCGCCGCGCTGGCGGAGGGCCGGCGCCGCGGACTGCACGTCGGCACGCTGCAGGCCAGCAGCCTGGGCGCGTCCGTGTACGCGGGCATGGGCTTCGAGAAGGTGGCGGAGTACGAACTGTTCCGCCCCCCGACTACCTGGAACTGA
- a CDS encoding helix-turn-helix domain-containing protein translates to MSGSAQLAEYLQACRARLRPEDVGLHTYGERRRVPGLRREEVAGLAGVSASYYVRLEQGQSLNASNEVIDGIARALRLDPDEHEHLRTLTRPRRSRPAPPPPAERVAPATAQILATLAHVPALLLGRRSDVLAWNALGHALFAGHLDPEAPDRPGERPNMARLVFLDPHTRELYPRWKAKAHAVVGHLRLTAGRYPEDRELSTLVGELVTRSPEFASMWADHRVRACDSTEHLMRHPHVGDLVVNQQTLLLTHAPDQRLTVVTTETGSASQAALSLLARTVADQGAYWRR, encoded by the coding sequence ATGAGCGGATCAGCACAGCTCGCCGAGTATCTGCAGGCCTGCCGGGCCCGGCTGCGCCCGGAGGACGTCGGCCTGCACACCTACGGCGAACGGCGCCGGGTGCCGGGGCTGCGGCGCGAGGAGGTCGCGGGCCTGGCCGGGGTCAGCGCCTCGTACTACGTCCGGCTGGAGCAGGGCCAGTCGCTGAACGCCTCGAACGAGGTGATCGACGGCATCGCCCGCGCCCTGCGGCTCGACCCGGACGAGCACGAGCACCTGCGCACCCTGACCAGGCCCCGGCGGAGCCGGCCCGCGCCGCCGCCCCCGGCCGAGCGGGTCGCGCCCGCCACCGCGCAGATCCTGGCGACGCTGGCGCACGTGCCCGCCCTGCTGCTGGGCCGGCGCAGCGACGTACTGGCCTGGAACGCGCTCGGGCACGCCCTGTTCGCCGGCCATCTCGACCCGGAGGCCCCGGACCGGCCCGGCGAGCGGCCGAACATGGCCCGGCTGGTGTTCCTGGACCCGCACACCCGTGAGCTGTACCCGCGCTGGAAGGCCAAGGCGCACGCCGTGGTCGGCCATCTGCGGCTGACGGCGGGCCGGTATCCGGAGGACCGCGAGCTGAGCACGCTCGTCGGCGAGCTGGTCACCCGCAGTCCGGAGTTCGCGTCGATGTGGGCGGACCACCGGGTGCGGGCGTGCGACAGCACCGAGCATCTGATGCGGCACCCGCACGTCGGCGACCTGGTGGTCAACCAGCAGACGCTGCTCCTCACGCACGCGCCCGACCAGCGGCTGACCGTCGTCACCACGGAAACGGGGTCGGCCTCGCAGGCCGCGCTGAGCCTTCTCGCGCGGACGGTGGCGGACCAGGGCGCATACTGGAGACGATGA
- a CDS encoding SRPBCC family protein yields MSTHTAPPPSASAPPGGAEGAAPAAHLDAPAAHLDPAGFAFARSAWLPVSPERVYDLVSEVSHIGLWSPNASRVRYDDGAGPRPGAWFGGHNRGGGREWDSRSQVLTARPGAEFAYVVGGTADGIVRWRWTMRADGPGSLVTQHWQLLRMDPVLGATRREVEALRDAMAASAETTLTALAKWLHTTPHTTSRTTTGAGTTTDGKDAADVTDVIA; encoded by the coding sequence ATGTCCACGCACACGGCCCCACCCCCCTCAGCGTCCGCGCCCCCCGGCGGGGCGGAGGGCGCCGCCCCCGCCGCCCACCTCGACGCTCCCGCCGCGCACCTCGATCCGGCCGGGTTCGCCTTCGCCCGCAGCGCCTGGCTGCCGGTCTCCCCGGAGCGGGTGTACGACCTCGTCAGCGAGGTGTCGCACATCGGCCTGTGGAGCCCGAACGCCTCGCGGGTCCGCTACGACGACGGCGCCGGCCCGCGCCCGGGCGCCTGGTTCGGCGGCCACAACCGCGGCGGCGGCCGGGAGTGGGACAGCAGGTCCCAGGTGCTCACCGCACGCCCCGGCGCCGAGTTCGCCTACGTCGTGGGCGGGACCGCCGACGGCATCGTGCGCTGGCGGTGGACCATGCGCGCGGACGGCCCGGGCTCCCTCGTCACCCAGCACTGGCAGCTGCTGCGGATGGACCCGGTACTGGGCGCCACCCGGCGCGAGGTCGAGGCGCTCCGCGACGCGATGGCGGCGAGCGCGGAGACGACCCTCACGGCACTGGCCAAGTGGCTGCACACCACCCCGCACACCACTTCGCGCACCACGACGGGCGCGGGGACCACCACCGACGGAAAGGACGCCGCCGATGTCACCGACGTCATCGCTTGA
- a CDS encoding carboxylesterase/lipase family protein — MSADGHAHVEVTVDAGRVRGRITDGTAVFHAVPYAAAPHGADRFAPPRPAEPWPGVRDATEPGPTAPQPKRDAFGSLDMSPYFGPGWLPGEEYLSLDVRTPADRTATALPVMVFVHGGGFVAGSTRSPLYDGTAFARDGVVLVTVNYRLNVAGFLHLPDAPDNRGLLDVLAALDWVGRNIAAFGGDPGNVTVFGQSAGATLLAALLATGRADGVVRRAILQSGSGTGAFSRAQAGLVTRRLAEELGVPGTAAALAGVPDADLVAACGALGGIDLTAGGTPDPMLGLSPFSVVADEQAATALARGRAHGVDLMVGTNSDEGNLYLVPLGRLATSTWQDVHDTAARMSPDPAATVAAYRRARPAAPPGEIRSALLAEGLFGAGTRALVRPGTHVYEFTWRSSQLGATHATELPFVFDTAHLPALTGAAGLLGTTPPPPDLARRMHETWIRFASTGDPGWEPYGEKGTRMRMGETWAVTAGE; from the coding sequence ATGAGCGCCGACGGGCACGCCCACGTCGAGGTGACGGTCGACGCGGGCCGGGTGCGCGGCCGGATCACCGACGGCACCGCCGTGTTCCACGCCGTCCCGTACGCCGCCGCACCGCACGGCGCCGACCGGTTCGCGCCCCCGCGGCCGGCGGAGCCCTGGCCGGGCGTCCGGGACGCGACGGAACCCGGCCCGACGGCCCCCCAGCCCAAGCGCGACGCCTTCGGCAGCCTGGACATGTCGCCGTACTTCGGCCCGGGATGGCTGCCGGGGGAGGAGTACCTGTCGCTCGACGTCCGCACCCCCGCGGACCGGACGGCCACGGCACTGCCCGTGATGGTCTTCGTCCACGGCGGCGGCTTCGTCGCGGGCTCGACGCGCAGCCCGCTCTACGACGGAACGGCCTTCGCCCGCGACGGAGTCGTCCTGGTCACCGTCAACTACCGCCTGAACGTGGCGGGTTTCCTGCACCTGCCCGACGCGCCCGACAACCGCGGTCTGCTGGACGTGCTGGCCGCGCTCGACTGGGTCGGCCGCAACATCGCCGCGTTCGGCGGCGACCCGGGCAACGTGACGGTGTTCGGCCAGTCCGCGGGCGCGACCCTGCTCGCGGCGCTGCTGGCCACGGGGCGCGCGGACGGTGTCGTACGCCGGGCGATCCTCCAGAGCGGCAGCGGCACGGGGGCGTTCAGCCGCGCCCAGGCGGGCCTGGTCACCCGACGGCTCGCCGAGGAGCTGGGCGTGCCCGGCACCGCCGCCGCCCTCGCCGGCGTGCCGGACGCCGACCTGGTGGCGGCCTGCGGGGCACTGGGCGGCATCGACCTGACGGCCGGCGGCACACCGGACCCCATGCTGGGGCTGAGCCCGTTCAGCGTCGTCGCCGACGAACAGGCGGCGACGGCGCTCGCCCGGGGCCGCGCGCACGGCGTCGACCTCATGGTCGGCACCAACAGCGACGAGGGGAACCTGTACCTCGTGCCGCTGGGCCGCCTCGCCACGAGCACCTGGCAGGACGTGCACGACACGGCCGCCCGGATGTCCCCGGACCCGGCGGCGACGGTCGCCGCGTACCGCCGCGCCCGCCCGGCCGCGCCGCCCGGCGAGATCCGCTCGGCCCTCCTCGCCGAGGGCCTGTTCGGCGCGGGCACCCGGGCCCTCGTCCGGCCCGGCACCCACGTCTACGAGTTCACCTGGCGGTCCTCACAACTGGGCGCGACCCACGCGACGGAACTTCCCTTCGTCTTCGACACCGCGCACCTGCCCGCCCTGACGGGAGCGGCCGGCCTCCTCGGCACCACACCCCCGCCCCCCGACCTGGCCCGCCGCATGCACGAGACCTGGATCCGGTTCGCGTCGACCGGCGACCCGGGCTGGGAACCGTACGGCGAGAAGGGGACCCGTATGCGGATGGGCGAGACCTGGGCGGTGACGGCCGGCGAGTGA
- the haaT gene encoding cyclophane-containing RiPP biosynthesis TPR protein HaaT, producing the protein MIAAVATIGTVTTLLTGLVTNAVSEQGHWPLGLGRLQQHPWASFLLLGVVAAGLATVLTTLDGQRSPGNSPDPTATSGDGLNAPGAALVLRSLPRDTTAFTDRTAELDSLVRSVHGAQEVGDTLPVHVIDGMPGVGKTTFAVHAGHLLADRFPDGQLFVNLNGHTAGRNPVRSDEALSSLLTAIGVPTQQIPVGDDMGAVTEARAAMWRSRLSGRKTLLILDNAASYRQYEPLLPGGGDCLVLVTSRKRLVADEEVVLPVRALSPDHAVDLFIRLSARPAENLDLQVLRELVQLCGCLPLGVSLLAARLRHHPSWQAEDLRERLVAARDRLTELRAGERAVAATFDLSIRDLSPECQRFFQRLGAYPGTDLDTFTGAAIGGIPAVVAREYLDGLYDAHLIDEHPGGRYRLHDLLRDYARGLTGGTGLSGPTGQADEGDSMESVDTIRRVSTYYLVALTAANAHLVRGGAETPSPPDEAPRTETPAMDSRAAALRWLETERPNILACIRRANDLALYPLVVRLSAAMAPFLRQAGPWDQAVALHRTAAQAARQTGDERALAGALAELGVVRRFMGSYVDASAALEEAATRYEALSDHLGRADALNQAGIVWYLTADNEASAQAQIQALSLYRQVGHRLGQANALADLGMVRRQTSDFDAAIDAQSEALSIYRELGDRYGEANSLRDMGVVHCLTGAYEQGRRLHREALGLYSALDDRVHQAYALNELGVASRLTGDLTGARESHALALEHFTELGERFGRATSTRHLGVLERLSGDTAAAIRSLEEALRAYRDLGSRGGEAAALTELGAAHAAVGDRDLAAAAFERSLEIERGLGDRCGEAEVLNHWGTLLHTHGDMARAREHFTQALELAQAIRCPLEEARALEGIGRCLRATDGADSPEAIGTLLQAIDVYRRLSLDASADGIEALLAGQMG; encoded by the coding sequence GTGATCGCGGCCGTCGCCACCATCGGGACGGTAACCACGCTGCTCACCGGACTCGTCACGAACGCGGTGTCCGAGCAGGGCCATTGGCCCCTGGGATTAGGCCGATTACAGCAGCACCCGTGGGCTTCGTTTCTACTCCTGGGCGTCGTCGCGGCCGGTCTGGCTACGGTCCTCACCACCCTCGACGGTCAACGGAGTCCAGGGAACTCACCGGACCCCACGGCGACCTCGGGCGACGGATTGAACGCCCCCGGCGCCGCACTGGTCCTGCGCTCCCTGCCGCGCGACACCACGGCGTTCACCGATCGCACGGCCGAACTCGACTCGCTGGTGCGCTCGGTCCACGGCGCTCAGGAGGTTGGTGACACCCTGCCGGTGCACGTGATCGACGGAATGCCCGGCGTCGGCAAGACGACCTTCGCCGTGCACGCCGGTCACCTGCTCGCCGACCGGTTTCCGGACGGGCAACTGTTCGTCAACCTCAACGGCCACACCGCCGGCCGCAACCCCGTGCGGTCCGACGAGGCCCTTTCCTCGTTGCTCACCGCCATTGGCGTACCCACACAGCAGATACCGGTCGGCGACGACATGGGCGCCGTCACCGAGGCCCGTGCCGCCATGTGGCGCAGTCGGCTCTCCGGCAGGAAGACTCTGCTCATTCTCGACAACGCGGCCAGTTACCGACAGTATGAGCCGCTCCTGCCCGGTGGAGGCGACTGCCTCGTTCTGGTGACCAGTCGCAAAAGGCTGGTGGCGGACGAGGAAGTCGTACTACCGGTGCGGGCTCTGTCCCCCGACCACGCGGTGGATCTGTTCATACGACTCAGCGCTCGCCCAGCGGAGAACCTTGACCTCCAGGTACTCAGGGAGTTGGTCCAGCTCTGCGGATGCCTGCCCCTCGGTGTGTCACTGCTGGCCGCACGGCTGCGCCACCACCCGTCCTGGCAGGCCGAGGATCTGCGTGAGCGACTGGTCGCCGCCAGGGACCGCCTGACGGAACTGCGGGCCGGGGAGCGGGCGGTCGCCGCGACGTTTGATCTCTCCATCCGTGATCTTTCACCCGAATGCCAACGCTTCTTCCAACGGCTCGGGGCCTACCCGGGCACGGACCTCGATACCTTCACCGGCGCGGCCATCGGCGGGATCCCGGCAGTGGTGGCCCGTGAGTACCTCGACGGCCTCTACGACGCCCACCTGATCGATGAACACCCCGGCGGCCGTTACCGACTGCACGACCTGCTGCGTGACTACGCGCGCGGCCTCACTGGCGGCACCGGTCTCTCCGGTCCCACTGGCCAGGCTGACGAGGGAGACAGCATGGAATCCGTCGACACCATCCGCCGCGTGAGCACGTACTACCTGGTCGCCCTCACCGCAGCCAACGCCCACTTGGTACGCGGCGGTGCGGAGACCCCATCCCCACCGGACGAAGCGCCTCGGACCGAAACACCGGCCATGGACTCACGTGCGGCGGCTCTGCGCTGGCTGGAGACCGAACGGCCCAACATCCTGGCGTGCATCCGGCGCGCGAACGACCTCGCGCTGTATCCACTCGTCGTGCGGCTGTCCGCCGCCATGGCACCGTTCCTGCGACAGGCCGGCCCCTGGGACCAGGCGGTCGCACTGCACCGGACCGCCGCCCAGGCCGCTCGGCAGACCGGTGACGAGCGGGCCCTGGCAGGAGCCCTCGCCGAACTCGGTGTCGTACGACGGTTCATGGGTTCCTACGTCGATGCCTCGGCTGCCCTGGAGGAAGCGGCCACGCGATATGAGGCGTTGAGTGATCACCTCGGGCGTGCTGACGCCCTCAATCAAGCGGGCATCGTCTGGTACCTGACCGCGGACAACGAGGCATCGGCCCAGGCACAGATCCAGGCGCTGAGCTTGTACCGGCAAGTGGGACACCGGCTGGGGCAGGCCAACGCGCTCGCCGACCTCGGTATGGTCCGCCGCCAGACCAGTGACTTCGACGCCGCCATCGATGCCCAGTCCGAGGCCCTCTCGATCTACCGCGAACTCGGCGACCGGTACGGCGAGGCCAACTCGTTGCGTGACATGGGTGTCGTCCACTGCCTGACCGGAGCGTATGAACAGGGGCGGCGCCTGCACCGTGAAGCGCTTGGTCTCTACTCGGCGCTCGACGACCGGGTGCACCAGGCCTACGCTCTCAACGAGTTGGGGGTAGCGAGTCGACTCACCGGTGATCTGACAGGGGCACGCGAGTCCCACGCTCTGGCGCTGGAGCACTTCACGGAACTGGGCGAACGCTTCGGCCGTGCCACCAGCACGCGTCATCTCGGGGTGCTGGAACGCCTCTCGGGCGACACGGCAGCGGCGATCCGCAGTCTGGAGGAGGCTCTGCGCGCATATCGCGACCTCGGCAGCCGAGGAGGCGAGGCTGCCGCACTCACCGAACTGGGAGCCGCTCACGCGGCCGTGGGTGACCGCGACCTCGCCGCGGCGGCCTTCGAGCGAAGCCTGGAGATCGAACGGGGACTGGGAGACAGATGCGGTGAGGCAGAAGTCCTGAATCACTGGGGAACACTCCTGCACACGCACGGCGACATGGCGCGTGCACGCGAGCATTTCACCCAAGCGCTGGAGCTCGCCCAGGCCATCCGCTGCCCGCTGGAGGAGGCACGGGCGCTGGAAGGCATCGGCCGCTGCCTCCGCGCGACCGACGGCGCCGATTCACCCGAGGCCATCGGAACACTGCTCCAAGCCATCGACGTCTACCGGCGGTTGTCTCTTGACGCGTCGGCCGACGGCATCGAAGCGCTATTGGCGGGACAGATGGGGTGA
- a CDS encoding antibiotic biosynthesis monooxygenase family protein: MSNQSSGAVAPVGPYEPPYYVAVFSTVRTREQDGYRETNARMEELVRGVPGFLGMDHAQTPGGLGITVGYFRDADALAEWRRDAEHRAAQERGRAEWYESYTLHVAKVERSHGFTRGARSSRGTVAD, from the coding sequence ATGAGTAATCAGTCGTCGGGGGCCGTCGCGCCCGTCGGGCCGTATGAGCCGCCCTACTACGTGGCTGTGTTCAGCACCGTGCGTACGCGGGAGCAGGACGGTTATCGGGAGACCAACGCGCGTATGGAGGAGTTGGTGCGGGGGGTGCCCGGGTTCTTGGGGATGGATCATGCGCAGACTCCTGGTGGGCTGGGCATCACCGTCGGGTACTTCCGGGACGCCGACGCGCTCGCCGAGTGGCGGCGCGATGCCGAGCACCGGGCGGCGCAGGAGCGTGGGCGGGCCGAGTGGTACGAGAGCTACACCTTGCACGTGGCGAAGGTGGAGCGGAGTCATGGGTTCACGAGGGGGGCGCGGTCCTCGCGGGGGACCGTGGCGGACTGA
- a CDS encoding AfsR/SARP family transcriptional regulator: MRIQILGPVFVDDEGQIRAIRANKVRALLATLALEAGRAVSSEDLVDELWSGTAIGNARNALQATVTRLRRAIEPAARRRGGSVLRGVNNGYLLEMSPEHVDGNRFLELAAQGAAHLGTRPARALELLQSALDVWHGPALLDAGDGLRVRGAAALFDERRLTVREDLVSALLAVGDEARAIAELRRLVALHPQRERFCELLMLALYRTGRQGEALDLFRWARRRLDEELGIRPGAPLQRLHAEILAQDPALRLPAAVLPGQGVPAAVR; encoded by the coding sequence TTGCGCATCCAAATTCTGGGCCCTGTTTTCGTGGACGACGAGGGGCAGATACGCGCCATTCGAGCCAACAAGGTGCGGGCCCTGCTCGCCACCCTCGCCCTGGAGGCGGGGCGGGCCGTCTCCAGCGAGGACCTCGTCGACGAACTGTGGTCCGGGACCGCCATCGGCAACGCCCGCAACGCGCTCCAGGCGACCGTGACCCGGCTGCGCAGGGCCATCGAGCCCGCCGCGCGCCGGCGCGGCGGCTCCGTGCTGCGCGGGGTCAACAACGGCTACCTGCTGGAGATGTCCCCGGAGCACGTGGACGGCAACCGGTTCCTCGAACTGGCCGCCCAGGGGGCCGCGCACCTGGGGACCCGGCCCGCACGCGCGCTGGAACTCCTCCAGTCCGCCCTCGACGTGTGGCACGGCCCCGCCCTCCTCGACGCGGGCGACGGACTGCGCGTACGCGGTGCGGCGGCCCTCTTCGACGAACGCCGGCTCACCGTCCGCGAGGACCTGGTCAGTGCCCTGCTGGCGGTCGGCGACGAGGCCCGGGCGATCGCGGAGCTGCGCCGGCTCGTCGCCCTCCACCCCCAACGGGAACGGTTCTGCGAGCTGTTGATGCTCGCGCTCTACCGCACGGGCCGACAGGGCGAGGCACTGGACCTGTTCCGGTGGGCCAGGCGGCGGCTCGACGAGGAGTTGGGCATCCGGCCGGGCGCACCGCTCCAGCGCCTGCACGCCGAGATCCTGGCGCAGGACCCGGCGCTGCGGCTGCCCGCCGCGGTCCTGCCGGGCCAGGGCGTACCGGCGGCGGTCCGGTAG